A single Halarcobacter anaerophilus DNA region contains:
- a CDS encoding AEC family transporter: MEHILTALIPIFLLILTGFSFKKIDFPSAEFWKNADKLTYFVLMPSLLVYKLSTANLENLEAFDFVLTGLLALVFVLILSIVLKFKMNTQGAPFSSVVQGAIRFNTYVFLGLVSAILGDKGIALAALLITFAIPAINVICITVFAFYVNDTKATFLGMIKSIIKNPLILACLLGGSINYFDIYTPIIAVKFIEILSASALPLGLLSIGFALDLSSIKEAKTELIVSSILKLVIMPLTMFVIGKLFSLEPFLLTILIIFGAMPTASSSFILARQLGGDTKLMASIITFETLFSLFTVSFILGFLQYLN; this comes from the coding sequence ATGGAACATATCCTGACTGCACTTATTCCAATCTTTTTACTTATTTTAACAGGGTTCTCTTTTAAAAAGATAGACTTCCCCTCTGCCGAATTTTGGAAAAATGCAGATAAACTGACATACTTTGTATTAATGCCTTCTTTACTTGTTTATAAGCTTTCAACAGCAAATTTAGAAAATCTTGAAGCCTTTGATTTCGTATTAACGGGACTTTTGGCATTGGTTTTTGTTTTAATTTTATCTATTGTTTTAAAATTTAAAATGAATACTCAAGGAGCCCCTTTTAGTTCTGTCGTTCAAGGGGCGATTAGATTTAATACGTATGTTTTTTTAGGACTTGTATCTGCTATTTTGGGAGACAAAGGTATTGCTCTTGCAGCTTTACTTATAACTTTTGCGATTCCTGCAATAAATGTAATATGTATTACGGTTTTTGCTTTTTATGTAAATGATACAAAAGCAACCTTTTTGGGAATGATTAAATCAATTATTAAAAACCCTTTGATTTTGGCATGCTTACTTGGAGGAAGTATAAACTATTTTGATATTTATACTCCTATAATTGCAGTTAAATTTATAGAAATATTAAGTGCCTCTGCACTTCCTTTAGGACTTTTGTCTATTGGTTTTGCCCTTGATTTAAGTTCTATAAAAGAGGCAAAAACAGAATTAATAGTATCATCAATTTTAAAACTTGTAATTATGCCTTTAACTATGTTTGTTATAGGAAAACTGTTCTCTTTAGAACCGTTTCTATTGACTATTTTAATTATTTTCGGGGCAATGCCTACTGCCTCTTCATCTTTTATTTTAGCAAGACAATTAGGCGGAGATACAAAATTGATGGCATCAATTATTACTTTTGAAACACTATTTTCACTATTTACCGTATCATTTATTTTAGGTTTCCTTCAATATCTTAACTAG
- a CDS encoding NADPH-dependent FMN reductase, translating into MAKIGILVASSNNNLKLGKKFVELAKEQNIETELIDLVSLNLPLYNTIEEEKNGIPQAAKDLSKKIVDLKAFIVIAPEYNGVMPSVLNNAIAWTSRATEDWRDAFNEKFVGLATHSGGGGTKVLQAMRIQFQHLGANILAREILTSYDKPLNEESANNMISQLGKLSEI; encoded by the coding sequence ATGGCAAAAATAGGTATTTTAGTTGCAAGCTCAAACAATAATTTAAAGCTTGGTAAAAAGTTTGTAGAGCTTGCAAAAGAGCAAAACATAGAGACTGAACTTATTGATTTGGTAAGTTTGAATCTACCTTTATATAATACTATTGAAGAGGAAAAAAACGGGATTCCTCAAGCGGCAAAAGATTTATCAAAAAAAATAGTTGATTTAAAAGCTTTTATCGTGATTGCTCCTGAATACAACGGAGTTATGCCTTCTGTCTTAAACAATGCAATAGCTTGGACATCAAGAGCAACAGAAGACTGGAGAGATGCTTTTAACGAAAAGTTTGTAGGATTAGCAACGCACAGCGGCGGCGGAGGAACAAAAGTTCTTCAAGCAATGAGAATTCAGTTTCAACACTTAGGTGCGAATATTTTGGCAAGAGAAATTTTAACAAGTTACGACAAACCTCTAAATGAAGAGAGTGCAAACAATATGATTTCTCAACTTGGAAAACTTTCAGAGATATAA
- a CDS encoding helix-turn-helix domain-containing protein, protein MLLHLDIDDEEIENFHKKIACNIKRIRKEKNISQTELALRIGHKSVSMLGKIEAGLENKHYNIEQLYKISKALDVDIKEFF, encoded by the coding sequence ATGCTACTTCATTTAGATATTGACGATGAAGAAATAGAGAATTTTCATAAAAAAATTGCCTGTAATATTAAAAGAATCAGAAAAGAAAAAAATATCTCTCAAACAGAGTTAGCACTTCGAATTGGACACAAATCCGTTAGTATGTTAGGCAAGATTGAAGCCGGACTTGAGAATAAACACTATAATATTGAACAGCTATACAAGATTTCAAAAGCATTAGATGTAGATATCAAAGAGTTTTTTTAA
- a CDS encoding helix-turn-helix domain-containing protein, producing the protein MRDIDKFDIEQFHKKIGENVKRLRKEKGLSQLALSHAIGHKSVSIISNAEIFHKGCHFNLEHLAKIAYVLDVDMSEFFK; encoded by the coding sequence GTGAGGGATATAGACAAGTTTGATATAGAACAATTTCATAAAAAAATAGGTGAAAATGTAAAGAGACTCAGAAAAGAAAAAGGTCTTAGTCAATTAGCTCTTTCTCATGCAATAGGACACAAGAGTGTAAGTATCATATCAAATGCAGAAATTTTTCATAAAGGGTGTCATTTTAATTTAGAACATTTAGCAAAGATTGCTTATGTTTTAGATGTTGATATGTCAGAATTTTTTAAATAA
- a CDS encoding IS256 family transposase yields the protein MKKETEFDFNEAVQQLLAGKKISGKDGVLAPLVKQLVEAALEAEVESHIKDDVLSGNKNRKNGKTSKTIKSTDGTFELNTPRDRAGSFEPQLVKKNQTTISNEIEERIISMYGLGLSYRDIIKHIEEIYRVELSTATISAITDKIIDKVKAWQSRPLETIYPFVWLDAIHYKIKDGGKYVSKAVYTVLGLRLDGKKEILGLYLSESEGANFWLSVLSDLNNRGLQDILIASVDGLKGFPEAIKTIFPKTEVQLCIIHQIRNSMKYVASKNHKEFMKDLKPVYQAVSKEIAEDELLKLDEKWGKKYPIVLQSWHNKWENLSVYFKYPPEIRKVIYTTNIIESVHRQFRKLTKTKGAFPNENSLLKLLYMGIQNASEKWTMPVRNWNLTLSQLAIFFEGRLDDFLEV from the coding sequence ATGAAAAAAGAAACAGAGTTTGATTTTAATGAAGCAGTTCAACAACTTTTAGCTGGTAAAAAAATAAGTGGGAAAGATGGTGTACTTGCTCCCTTAGTAAAACAATTAGTGGAAGCTGCATTAGAAGCAGAAGTAGAATCTCATATAAAAGATGATGTATTATCAGGAAATAAGAATAGGAAAAATGGTAAAACATCTAAAACAATAAAATCAACAGATGGAACATTTGAACTAAATACACCAAGAGATAGAGCAGGATCTTTTGAACCACAACTAGTAAAGAAAAATCAAACAACAATTTCAAATGAAATAGAAGAAAGAATAATTTCAATGTATGGCTTAGGATTAAGCTATAGAGATATAATTAAACATATTGAAGAGATATATAGAGTAGAATTATCAACTGCAACAATAAGTGCAATTACGGATAAGATTATTGATAAAGTAAAAGCATGGCAAAGTAGACCATTAGAAACAATTTATCCTTTTGTATGGTTAGATGCAATCCATTATAAAATCAAGGATGGTGGTAAATATGTGTCAAAAGCAGTTTATACTGTTTTAGGACTTCGTTTAGATGGTAAAAAAGAGATACTTGGACTTTATCTAAGTGAGAGTGAAGGTGCAAACTTCTGGCTTAGTGTTTTAAGTGATTTAAACAACAGAGGATTGCAAGATATACTTATTGCAAGTGTAGATGGTTTAAAAGGCTTCCCTGAAGCAATAAAAACAATATTTCCAAAAACAGAAGTACAACTATGTATTATTCATCAAATTAGAAATTCAATGAAATATGTTGCTTCTAAAAACCATAAAGAATTTATGAAAGATTTAAAACCTGTTTATCAAGCAGTATCAAAAGAGATAGCAGAAGACGAACTTCTAAAACTTGATGAGAAATGGGGTAAAAAATATCCTATTGTACTTCAATCTTGGCATAATAAATGGGAAAATCTATCTGTTTATTTTAAGTATCCACCTGAAATTAGAAAAGTGATTTATACGACCAATATTATTGAGTCTGTTCATAGACAATTTAGGAAACTAACAAAAACAAAAGGAGCATTTCCAAATGAAAATTCTTTATTAAAATTATTATATATGGGGATACAAAATGCAAGTGAAAAATGGACAATGCCAGTTAGAAACTGGAATCTAACTCTCTCTCAGTTAGC